One stretch of Brachyhypopomus gauderio isolate BG-103 chromosome 10, BGAUD_0.2, whole genome shotgun sequence DNA includes these proteins:
- the LOC143525078 gene encoding transmembrane protease serine 12 yields the protein MHELTPYTLFLVSLIVHESSGCGQRPLVEVPGRSRIIGGHFAPVGGWPWQVSIQRTSRHLCGGSILSHRWILTAAHCFDKSRDTAGLEVVAGLHSQSRRGRTVQRRAVVRVVTHHDYDVTRHDHDVALLRLRPVLRYTAHVQPVCTFAGELEERALNFSSCYISGWGSTVLDGNLVDTLREAEVNLIDTRRCNQRNWYNQHISDNMVCAGKEAGGVDTCQGDSGGPLSCYSEGAARFYLYGVTSHGEDCGLPRKPGVYSRVSSYAAWLSRTRERSASSGSSISPTILHIIPALLCRCIV from the exons ATGCATGAACTAACTCCATACACGCTCTTCCTCGTTAGTTTGATAGTTCATGAAAGTTCAG GGTGTGGACAGAGGCCTTTGGTGGAAGTACCGGGCAGATCCCGCATCATAGGCGGGCATTTTGCACCAGTGGGCGGGTGGCCTTGGCAAGTCAGTATCCAGCGGACGTCCAGGCATTTGTGTGGCGGTTCCATACTCAGTCATCGCTGGATTCTCACAGCTGCACATTGCTTTGACAAGAGCAG AGACACCGCGGGGCTGGAGGTGGTAGCAGGTCTGCACTCTCAGTCCAGGCGAGGCAGGACGGTGCAGCGGCGTGCGGTGGTGCGCGTCGTCACGCACCACGACTACGACGTGACGCGCCACGACCACGACGTGGCGTTGCTGCGGCTACGCCCGGTGCTACGCTACACCGCTCACGTGCAGCCCGTCTGCACCTTCGCCGGCGAGCTGGAGGAGAGAGCGCTTAACTTCAGCTCCTGTTACATCAGCGGCTGGGGCAGCACGGTGCTCGATG GGAACTTGGTGGACACACTTAGAGAGGCTGAGGTGAATCTCATTGATACCAGACGGTGCAACCAGAGAAACTGGTACAACCAACACATTAGCGACAACATGGTCTGCGCTGGAAAGGAGGCGGGGGGTGTGGATACCTGTCAG GGGGACAGCGGAGGGCCGCTGTCGTGTTACAGCGAAGGCGCGGCGAGATTCTACCTTTACGGTGTGACCAGCCACGGAGAAGACTGCGGCTTGCCGAGGAAGCCCGGGGTGTACAGCCGCGTTAGCAGCTACGCGGCGTGGCTCTCCAGGACCCGAGAGAGGTCTGCTTCCTCGGGATCAAGCATAAGCCCCACCATCCTGCACATCATCCCCGCTTTGCTCTGCAGGTGCATCGTCTAA